The Trypanosoma brucei brucei TREU927 chromosome 9, whole genome shotgun sequence genome includes a window with the following:
- a CDS encoding arginine kinase, with the protein MATRDVAAELEKAFAKLQAAKDCHSLLKKYLTSDVFKKLKDKKTKLGATLLDVIQSGVQNLDSGVGLYAPDAEAYTVFADLFDPVIEDYHNGFKVTDKQPPKDFGDLNTLVDVDPEGKYVISTRVRCGRSLAGYPFNPCLTKEQYEEMESRVREQLSTMTDDLQGTYYPLSGMTKETQQQLIDDHFLFKEGDRFLQAARACEYWPTGRGIYHNNDKTFLVWVNEEDHLRIISMQKGGNLKEVFGRLVKAVNTIEKKVEFSRDDRLGFLTFCPSNLGTTIRASVHIKLPKLGADRAKLEEVAAKYNLQVRGTAGEHSDSPDGIYDISNKRRLGLSEYEAVKEMQDGILELIKLEKSK; encoded by the coding sequence atgGCTACCCGCGACGTTGCTGCCGAGTTGGAAAAGGCCTTTGCGAAACTGCAGGCTGCAAAGGACTGCCACTCGCTGTTGAAGAAATATCTGACAAGTGATGTCTTCAAGAAGCTAAAGGACAAGAAGACGAAGTTGGGTGCTACCTTACTTGATGTCATTCAATCTGGTGTACAGAACCTCGATTCCGGTGTTGGTTTATATGCACCAGACGCAGAAGCCTACACTGTGTTTGCCGACCTCTTCGATCCCGTCATTGAGGATTACCACAACGGCTTTAAGGTAACGGACAAACAACCACCAAAGGACTTCGGTGACTTAAATACGCTGGTTGACGTTGATCCGGAAGGTAAATATGTTATTTCCACCCGTGTGCGCTGTGGCCGCAGTCTCGCCGGTTACCCATTCAACCCATGCCTAACGAAGGAGCAGTACGAGGAAATGGAGTCACGTGTGCGGGAACAACTGAGCACAATGACAGATGATCTGCAAGGTACTTATTATCCGCTTTCTGGCATGacgaaagaaacacaacagcagctaATTGATGaccacttcctcttcaagGAGGGCGATCGTTTCCTGCAAGCTGCCCGCGCATGCGAGTATTGGCCAACTGGTCGTGGTATCTACCATAACAATGACAAGACATTCCTCGTGTGGGTGAATGAAGAGGACCACCTGCGTATCATTTCCATGCAGAAGGGCGGGAACTTGAAGGAGGTCTTCGGCCGTCTTGTGAAGGCAGTGAACACCATTGAAAAAAAGGTGGAGTTCTCTCGTGATGATCGACTTGGTTTCCTGACGTTCTGCCCCTCGAACCTCGGCACGACGATCCGCGCAAGTGTGCACATCAAATTACCGAAACTTGGTGCTGATCGCGCTAAACTTGAGGAGGTTGCTGCAAAATATAACCTGCAGGTACGTGGAACAGCTGGTGAGCACTCTGACAGCCCTGACGGAATTTATGATATCA
- a CDS encoding arginine kinase (similar to Arginine kinase (EC 2.7.3.3) (AK). (Swiss-Prot:Q9NH49) (Callinectes sapidus)) produces the protein MATRDVAAELEKAFAKLQAAKDCHSLLKKHLTSDVFKKLKDKKTKLGATLLDVIQSGVQNLDSGVGLYAPDAEAYTVFADLFDPVIEDYHNGFKVTDKQPPKDFGDLNTLVDVDPEGKYVISTRVRCGRSLAGYPFNPCLTKEQYEEMESRVREQLSTMTDDLQGTYYPLSGMTKETQQQLIDDHFLFKEGDRFLQAARACEYWPTGRGIYHNNDKTFLVWVNEEDHLRIISMQKGGNLKEVFSRLVKAVNIIEEKVEFSRDDRLGFLTFCPSNLGTTIRASVHIKLPKLGADRAKLEEVAAKYNLQVRGTAGEHSDSPDGIYDISNKRRLGLSEYEAVKEMQDGILELIKLENRAVVTDGAKPFVGSNL, from the coding sequence atgGCTACCCGCGACGTTGCTGCCGAGTTGGAAAAGGCCTTTGCGAAACTGCAGGCTGCAAAGGACTGCCACTCGCTGTTGAAGAAACATCTGACAAGTGATGTCTTCAAGAAGCTAAAGGACAAGAAGACGAAGTTGGGTGCTACCTTACTTGATGTCATTCAATCTGGTGTACAGAACCTCGATTCCGGTGTTGGTTTATATGCACCAGACGCAGAAGCCTACACTGTGTTTGCCGACCTCTTCGATCCCGTCATTGAGGATTACCACAACGGCTTTAAGGTAACGGACAAACAACCACCAAAGGACTTCGGTGACTTAAATACGCTGGTTGACGTTGATCCGGAAGGTAAATATGTTATTTCCACCCGTGTGCGCTGTGGCCGCAGTCTCGCCGGTTACCCATTCAACCCATGCCTAACGAAGGAGCAGTACGAGGAAATGGAGTCACGTGTGCGGGAACAACTGAGCACAATGACAGATGATCTGCAAGGTACTTATTATCCGCTTTCTGGCATGacgaaagaaacacaacagcagctaATTGATGaccacttcctcttcaagGAGGGCGATCGTTTCCTGCAAGCTGCCCGCGCATGCGAGTATTGGCCAACTGGTCGTGGTATCTACCATAACAATGACAAGACATTCCTCGTGTGGGTGAATGAAGAGGACCACCTGCGCATCATTTCCATGCAGAAGGGCGGGAACTTGAAGGAGGTCTTCAGCCGTCTTGTGAAGGCAGTGAACATCATTGAAGAGAAGGTGGAGTTTTCTCGTGATGATCGACTTGGTTTCCTGACGTTCTGCCCCTCGAACCTCGGCACGACGATCCGCGCAAGTGTGCACATCAAATTACCGAAACTTGGTGCTGATCGCGCTAAACTTGAGGAGGTTGCTGCAAAATATAACCTGCAGGTACGTGGAACAGCTGGTGAGCACTCTGACAGCCCTGACGGAATTTATGATATCAGCAACAAGCGCCGCCTCGGCCTATCGGAGTATGAAGCCGTAAAGGAAATGCAAGACGGTATCCTTGAGCTCATCAAACTGGAGAATCGGGCTGTCGTAACCGATGGCGCCAAACCATTTGTTGGTTCGAACTTGTAg
- a CDS encoding calmodulin, putative: protein MSFPKEWTDTWNLFDDRRSGSVTHSDVKHIIRSLGRRYTEAEFNELLHDIPDPIPYQSFVEIMQKPYNGPTEDDLRTALRAFDGNDSGQLKLSELITLLTSLGEKMPEAEVKQLLSEVHTNEDGRVNIDDLARFLCTPLPTTQPDIAELQKQLAGIS from the coding sequence ATGTCATTTCCAAAGGAATGGACCGACACGTGGAATCTCTTTGACGATCGCCGCTCTGGCAGCGTAACACACTCCGATGTGAAACACATCATTCGCAGCTTGGGTCGCCGTTACACTGAAGCGGAGTTCAATGAGTTGCTGCACGACATCCCCGATCCGATCCCATACCAATCTTTTGTGGAAATCATGCAGAAACCATATAATGGTCCAACCGAAGACGACCTGCGCACAGCGTTGCGTGCATTTGACGGTAACGACTCGGGCCAATTAAAACTTTCAGAGCTCATTACGCTACTCACGTCCCTCGGAGAGAAGATGCCGGAGGCGGAGGTGAAACAATTACTCTCAGAGGTTCACACCAATGAAGATGGCCGAGTAAATATTGATGATCTCGCGCGGTTCCTTTGCACTCCGTTACCCACAACACAACCGGATATTGCTGAGCTGCAGAAGCAACTGGCGGGCATCTCTTAA
- a CDS encoding 40S ribosomal protein S3, putative (similar to 40S ribosomal protein S3. (Swiss- Prot:Q06559) (Drosophila melanogaster)) has product MFLFSYTTSVLTLFYFPIARVCEYPYNYSLHPPICLRSYTQCEETGRHTTIKMGPLSKKRMMVRDGVFYAELFEFLKRELADDGFAGVEHRVTPTRTEIVIRSTKTREVLGEKGRRIRELTACLQQRFNYKEGKLQLFAERVEVRGLSAMAQAESLRFKLLSNLQVRRAAMGIIRYVMESGAKGCEVTIGGKIKGQRAKSMTFRDGYMIKSGTAHKHFVDTATRHCHLRAGTIGVNVKIMRPQSMIEEDEVLPDVITVIEPKTIEA; this is encoded by the coding sequence atgtttttattttcgtacACCACTTCTGTACTCACACTCTTTTACTTCCCAATTGCGCGTGTGTGCGAATACCCCTACAACTACTCATTGCACCCTCCTATTTGTTTACGCTCATACACCCAATGCGAAGAAACAGGTAGGCATACTACAATAAAAATGGGTCCGCTCTCTAAGAAGCGCATGATGGTGCGCGATGGTGTCTTCTACGCCGAGCTCTTCGAGTTCTTAAAGCGCGAGTTGGCTGACGACGGTTTCGCTGGCGTTGAACATCGTGTTACTCCCACTCGCACGGAGATTGTCATCCGCTCCACAAAGACCCGCGAAGTCCTCGGTGAGAAGGGCCGCCGCATCCGTGAGCTAACGGCTTGCCTTCAGCAGCGGTTTAACTACAAGGAAGGCAAACTGCAGCTGTTCGCCGAGCGCGTGGAGGTGCGTGGACTGTCCGCAATGGCGCAGGCCGAATCCCTGCGTTTCAAGCTTCTCAGCAACCTTCAAGTGCGCCGTGCGGCCATGGGCATCATCCGTTACGTGATGGAATCCGGCGCAAAGGGCTGTGAGGTGACAATTGGCGGAAAGATCAAGGGCCAGCGCGCGAAGAGTATGACATTCCGTGACGGCTACATGATTAAGTCGGGTACTGCTCACAAACACTTCGTTGACACGGCCACCCGTCATTGCCACTTGCGTGCAGGCACCATTGGCGTAAATGTTAAAATCATGCGCCCACAGAGTATGATAGAGGAAGATGAGGTGCTACCCGACGTCATTACAGTGATTGAGCCGAAGACAATCGAGGCTTGA
- a CDS encoding protein phosphatase 2A regulatory subunit, putative, whose translation MNSGSPSPVRSAEINEAEEVERGGLLPPLHSDSSTSSRSRELSSPNPAFGVVPTVSSWTGGSPSSDSWNDMSRCSSGHSGQSQTVENRHRSANPVFSFGPRTTSGGSLRSGTLPNLPKVVLHTRKDNVMREHIYCVGTPDGRRGFLANCLIHAEDMDTKAIVEEMIPGMLLVSTFSDSCCTTASVLSGLVKHLRVVKKDVFVYFIGLIVSLCCSPDLMVVRQISSSLRDIVQFVEDEVVEEILAPLVMSMNMSEWSSPKAVAASLLGALATRKNVIRASEQSVKQYFNQFVNLAGDGSTFVRQVCAESMHFWISVAGAHQVSLKEMTLSLVRKRMSRDGSDAVRYSYVAQLLPLAEKIGRSETTKHLQSLLISASSDSSWRVRYYTANCLSAFSRLCMRPSDLVGVFMSLSRDEMKEVRAAVVEQLGAFTPDIVPMQVAVRACISVSLLAKDEEPLVREAVAKQLHLLLSPLIVQMYSSDQRQQLLMLLTDTNFTVAETATRNSARVVETLLKYMQADAPINLSGSSPSIPIEHTNSAAAARSSGPKKTTKGSAAEEAAVVGADKKGMEDHATEEFIDRTAEELRAHATSVVVGLAEKLRCVSESSIWRMREAAVDALRHFCAAMPWEEFTPLLNTIRALLRDPVNVVRTRSADTLAVVAGAYGPEMAAFMMSELLDNEFDLANNLPFTSRIVAIRCLSSLVPLVDSFRSGDNRHHELRERWVSTISLLAEDDVPNVRLMLARTIAEHWNWYKSCAAKSEVICNCVERLKRDVDVDVVNAVRDLHLNFRKA comes from the coding sequence ATGAACTCCGGTAGCCCAAGTCCTGTCCGTAGTGCAGAGATAAACGAAGCGGAAGAGGTGGAGCGCGGCGGGTTGCTACCGCCTCTACATTCGGATTCAAGCACCTCGTCGCGCTCCAGGGAACTTTCATCACCCAACCCTgcttttggtgttgttccaACCGTGTCCAGTTGGACAGGTGGCTCGCCTTCCTCAGATTCATGGAATGATATGAGCCGCTGTTCATCCGGCCACAGCGGTCAATCACAAACTGTGGAGAACCGACATCGGTCAGCAAATCCTGTGTTTTCGTTTGGCCCACGAACAACGAGCGGCGGGAGCCTGCGGAGCGGTACATTACCGAACTTACCAAAAGTGGTCCTGCACACAAGGAAAGACAATGTAATGAGGGAACACATTTACTGCGTCGGAACACCGGACGGTAGGCGTGGGTTCTTAGCGAATTGCTTGATACACGCAGAGGACATGGACACAAAAGCGATCGTGGAAGAAATGATTCCCGGAATGTTACTGGTCTCGACCTTCAGCGATTCCTGCTGCACAACAGCCAGTGTGCTCTCAGGTTTAGTAAAGCATTTGCGTGTTGTTAAGaaggatgtgtttgtgtactTTATTGGTCTCATTGTGAGCCTTTGTTGCTCTCCCGATCTCATGGTCGTGCGCCAGATCTCATCCTCTCTTCGGGACATCGTTCAGTTTGTGGAGGATGAAGTTGTTGAGGAGATCCTTGCACCGCTTGTCATGTCGATGAACATGTCGGAGTGGAGCTCGCCGAAGGCGGTTGCAGCTTCTTTGCTTGGGGCACTGGCAACTCGCAAAAACGTCATCCGTGCAAGTGAACAAAGTGTCAAACAGTATTTTAATCAGTTCGTCAATCTTGCTGGAGATGGGAGCACATTTGTGAGGCAGGTTTGCGCTGAGTCGATGCATTTTTGGATTTCAGTGGCTGGAGCGCACCAAGTAAGCCTCAAGGAGATGACACTGTCACTCGTGCGCAAGCGCATGTCCAGGGATGGTAGCGACGCTGTTCGCTACAGCTATGTTGCTCAGCTGCTCCCACTAGCTGAAAAAATTGGAAGgtcagaaacaacaaaacatctGCAGAGTTTGCTTATCAGTGCAAGCAGTGACAGTAGTTGGCGTGTCAGATATTACACTGCGAACTGTCTTTCCGCCTTTTCTCGTCTGTGTATGAGACCATCGGATCTCGTTGGAGTGTTTATGAGCCTCAGTAGGGATGAAATGAAGGAGGTGcgtgccgctgttgttgaACAACTCGGTGCGTTTACTCCAGACATTGTACCTATGCAAGTGGCTGTCAGGGCTTGTATTAGCGTTTCCCTTCTTGCCAAGGATGAAGAACCTCTAGTTAGAGAGGCAGTTGCAAAACAACTACATTTACTACTATCGCCCTTGATTGTGCAAATGTACTCGTCGGACCAGCGGCAGCAGTTGCTGATGTTGCTCACCGACACAAATTTCACTGTAGCCGAAACTGCCACACGGAACTCGGCTCGAGTAGTTGAGACCCTGCTCAAATATATGCAGGCTGACGCTCCGATAAACTTATCTGGTTCTTCTCCCTCTATTCCCATTGAGCATACGAACAGCGCTGCTGCGGCACGAAGCAGTGGTCCAAAGAAAACTACGAAGGGTTCGGCAGCAGAGGAAGCGGCAGTAGTGGGTGCAGATAAAAAGGGGATGGAGGACCACGCAACGGAAGAGTTTATAGACCGTACAGCAGAGGAGTTAAGGGCGCACGCTACAAGTGTTGTGGTGGGCCTTGCAGAAAAGCTGCGCTGCGTGAGTGAGTCATCCATTTGGCGTATGCGTGAAGCTGCTGTGGATGCTCTCCGTCACTTCTGCGCTGCAATGCCATGGGAGGAATTTACGCCACTCTTGAATACCATACGTGCCCTATTGAGGGATCCGGTCAATGTTGTTCGTACACGCTCCGCAGACACACTTGCAGTGGTTGCCGGGGCGTATGGGCCAGAGATGGCGGCTTTCATGATGTCTGAACTTCTCGACAACGAGTTTGATTTAGCAAACAACCTGCCGTTTACCTCGAGGATAGTGGCTATTCGCTGCTTGTCCTCCCTTGTTCCATTAGTTGACAGTTTTCGTTCGGGCGACAACCGGCACCACGAGTTGCGTGAGCGCTGGGTATCAACAATTTCATTACTCGCGGAGGATGATGTACCTAACGTACGCTTGATGCTCGCGAGAACTATAGCAGAGCACTGGAATTGGTATAAGTCGTGCGCTGCGAAGAGTGAAGTTATATGTAACTGCGTGGAGCGGCTAAAGCGTGATGTAGATGTAGATGTAGTAAACGCTGTAAGGGATCTCCACTTAAATTTCCGTAAGGCATGA
- a CDS encoding arginine kinase (similar to Arginine kinase (EC 2.7.3.3) (AK). (Swiss-Prot:Q9NH49) (Callinectes sapidus;)), producing MGFGSSKPKNKPSKADSKNSPSDPTGAGNNDLEKAFAKLQAAKDCHSLLKKHLTSDVFKKLKDKKTKLGATLLDVIQSGVQNLDSGVGLYAPDAEAYTVFADLFDPVIEDYHNGFKVTDKQPPKDFGDLNTLVDVDPEGKYVISTRVRCGRSLAGYPFNPCLTKEQYEEMESRVREQLSTMTDDLQGTYYPLSGMTKETQQQLIDDHFLFKEGDRFLQAARACEYWPTGRGIYHNNDKTFLVWVNEEDHLRIISMQKGGNLKEVFGRLVKAVNTIEEKVEFSRDDRLGFLTFCPSNLGTTIRASVHIKLPKLGADRAKLEEVAAKYNLQVRGTAGEHSDSPDGIYDISNKRRLGLSEYEAVKEMQDGILELIKLEQSDDAEGNGGADAAGPDDGVDGVATNENE from the coding sequence atggGCTTCGGATCATCAAAACCCAAGAACAAGCCGTCCAAAGCTGATTCAAAGAATTCTCCATCAGATCCAACGGGGGCAGGAAATAATGATTTGGAAAAGGCCTTTGCGAAACTGCAGGCTGCAAAGGACTGCCACTCGCTGTTGAAGAAACATCTGACAAGTGATGTCTTCAAGAAGCTAAAGGACAAGAAGACGAAGTTGGGTGCTACCTTACTTGATGTCATTCAATCTGGTGTACAGAACCTCGATTCCGGTGTTGGTTTATATGCACCAGACGCAGAAGCCTACACTGTGTTTGCCGACCTCTTCGATCCCGTCATTGAGGATTACCACAACGGCTTTAAGGTAACGGACAAACAACCACCAAAGGACTTCGGTGACTTAAATACGCTGGTTGACGTTGATCCGGAAGGTAAATATGTTATTTCCACCCGTGTGCGCTGTGGCCGCAGTCTCGCCGGTTACCCATTCAACCCATGCCTAACGAAGGAGCAGTACGAGGAAATGGAGTCACGTGTGCGGGAACAACTGAGCACAATGACAGATGATCTGCAAGGTACTTATTATCCGCTTTCTGGCATGacgaaagaaacacaacagcagctaATTGATGaccacttcctcttcaagGAGGGCGATCGTTTCCTGCAAGCTGCCCGCGCATGCGAGTATTGGCCAACTGGTCGTGGTATCTACCATAACAATGACAAGACATTCCTCGTGTGGGTGAATGAAGAGGACCACCTGCGCATCATTTCCATGCAGAAGGGCGGGAACTTGAAGGAGGTCTTCGGCCGTCTTGTGAAGGCAGTGAACACCATTGAAGAGAAGGTGGAGTTTTCTCGTGATGACCGACTTGGTTTCCTGACGTTCTGCCCCTCGAACCTCGGCACGACGATCCGCGCAAGTGTGCACATCAAATTACCGAAACTTGGTGCTGATCGCGCTAAACTTGAGGAGGTTGCTGCAAAATATAACCTGCAGGTACGTGGAACAGCTGGTGAGCACTCTGACAGCCCTGACGGAATTTATGATATCAGCAACAAGCGCCGCCTCGGCCTATCGGAGTATGAAGCCGTAAAGGAAATGCAAGACGGTATCCTTGAGCTCATCAAACTGGAGCAATCCGATGATGCAGAGGGGAACGGAGGTGCTGACGCTGCTGGGCCAGATGATGGCGTAGACGGTGTAGCCACgaatgaaaatgaataa